Below is a genomic region from Thunnus albacares chromosome 4, fThuAlb1.1, whole genome shotgun sequence.
atgttgtgttgttattttatcCCACACGACTTTCACGACAACAACAGACTGTGCGATGTGAAtgcaacactttattttaagttaaGGCTATATTTACACATGTACCACATTGATGTTTCAATGAACACAAtaacacaagaacaaaaacacaatgaaaatgttaaccAAGTCACAGAGAATATACTAGGAATCCAAATTTCTGCGCATTGAGGTGAGAGGGAGTCGCACCTGCTCCACGTTCTGCCCTTGTCTCTGCATGGCCCGTAGGACGCCCTCATAAGAATAACCCATGCCCACAAGGGTTTCCACACACTGCCGCTCACTAGGGGTCATGCTGAGCAGGGCACCGCCACACGGCAGACCAGCAGATCCTGTCCCCGGGTTGACCTAGTGTAGAAACATCAGTGAATGTCAATGAGGTTCAGAGATTCCTTATTTACATTCTCCAGTTTATCTGTATAACTATATCCTTCATAAACTATGCATTCTGTTAGTAGGGTATGCAAAATGTACTCTCATACTTACTGGTTTTGGTGCACCGCTCTTGGTGTTGCTGGGTGGCTTAGGAGCAACAATGACTTGCGTCTTGGGTACAGTTGGCGGACTTCCATTGGGTAGGTTCTGTCGTGCGGCAGGGATGGGTGCAGAGAGTGGTTTGTACCTCACTGGGTCAGAGTCAGAAAGCTTGGGAAAACTAAGAGAGCGGATGTTACAGGGTCGATCATCTGTGTCAAACCCTGCTCTCCCAGGATGCCCAACTCTGTCCATGTCCAGCAAGGAAACCAACCCGTTGGGTTTGTGGGCGAAGCCAGGTTTGGATGATAGGCTGGTGTTGGTGCTGGGAGGAGACGGGCTGTTTCCACGTGACGCTGACCCTGGCTGGGAGACCTCTGGTGGGGATACAGAAGGAGGAGGTTGAGGTTGGGGCTGGCTCTGGAGAATGTTCCTAAGCTCCTCCTTATCGTCCAAAGTTTTGAGCTCCAGCTTGTCAAATGGGTCCTCCTCCCGCTCAAAGTCAGCTAGGTTGAGGCTGTGTGGCTGAGGAGTGCTAGGTTGGGTTTTCCTGGGGCCAAGGCTTGGTGCCGGCAGTGGAGTGAGGATAGCGTTATGTCTCAGTCCCGCCAGGACGGGGTTCAACGCCGGTGGTGGAGGGTCCTGGTCCTCTGCAGCAGACAGGGGTTTCTTCCCTCCACCACCATCAATGTCCTGAGCCTTAGCCAAACATTCCCTGTTCTCTGCTTCCTGCTTGGCTGCTGCCTCTTCTGCTCtggcctctgctgctctggCCTCAGCCAGTTCAAACCCCCAGCGCACACTACGCTTCTCCAGAGAGAAGTCATACTGAAAGGAAGAATGGGGATGATGGGCAAAGTAAGGAAATAGagtaagagagaaaaacagaattatGAATATAAGAGCCACATGATATTACAACTCCAGCTTAACACAACACAACTTTCTCTGTATGTCACTTACCTGTGTGTCCACCAACAAAGAGCCACAGTCTGGCAGACAGAAGCCAACAGGCAGTCCCACTTTGGCTGGGCAGCGGAACTTTTCATTGATCTTGAAGGGAACGTCATCAAGGTAGCTGATGGGTcctgaattaaaataaaaagtgagcATATGCTAGTAGAGCAGACACTGGAACCACAGACACCAGCAGACCATGAACCTACTACTCACACCTCAGTATGGCCAAACAGTGAAACAGGAAAATAGTGTTAAAAATAGCCCCTCACCATTGTTGTATGTATCTGATCCAGACTTCCTCGCAGCCATTTAGAGACTCTGAAAAAAGACATTAGTACATCACTTAGTGAACAGCAGGAgtgccatgttttttttaaaatgacaaagaaagtTGATGATTATAAGTCATATGTCAATGTGTAAAAACACACCATGATTAAACAGTATGAAAACAGCCAAAGGTAAATTTTTCCAGTCCTGCTTCGCAGTCCTGCGTGTTTGTCATGGTAGTTTCTAATATTTACAGTTTATCTTTCACTGAGCCTAGAATTTGGTCCTACACAACGGTTTAAATCGAAGCATGAAAGCAAAGACACTTTCTCACATGGCAGCGCAAATAGTCCCTTCTATTCAAATTATAATTCTTCACTATTCCATTGGCTTTGCACATTCCGCTGCTTTGAATCTTAAGTCACATAATCCGTTATTTGGTCATGCCGTGCAACAATGCCTGACATTATCAACATAGAGAAGCCACTGTTCTCCCATCTGCTGAACACAGACCTTTGATCTGTGTGCTGGTGTAGACCAATGTTCAGCAGAAAAAGTGATAAATTTGATCCACTTATACAACTGAAAGGGGCTGATTTGTTAGAAAAAGTACTTAAATCAAATGGCTCACGATCAGGTTTCTAGTACTGACTACCCCACTGAAAATCAACACCCTACAATACAGCTCTCTCTCagcatcaaaaatgaaaatgaatgactgGGGAAGACATTTGAACATCTAGCAAgccaaagaaagacaaaaacttTTCTCATGAATTTGTGGGATCAAACTAGTACTAAAAGGAAAGTGGATATTGGTCTTGAACTCACATGACTGCAGCTGggttgctctgtgtctgttggaCATGTAGGTGGTTAACAGGTTACTTACACAATAACCATAAACAGCTGATAATCCAATACTATAATGCTCAGTTTGAAGTGTTTATGTCCCCCAGCTGTCAAAAAAtgcttaatgcagctttaatgctGATATAATTGAGTGAGACATGACTATAGTCATAGATTCACTTACAGATTAACAGTTTAACCATCATCGTTGTATTAGGAAAGGTTTCACCAAAGAGAGATCAATACTGTGCGGCTAAAATATGGCTATGTGATTTATTATAGTCCACTTGAAGTTATTCTCTAGCACGAAAGGTTCTAAAAGCTTggacataaaaataatgttatcagTCTATCCCTTCTAGtaatattgtttcatttaatgCCTTCTGTTGAGAATATAAAATGATTAGCAATAAACGAGTCAGTAATACATTGCAATCTGCTAAACATTTCCAGTACCGGTCATAAAAAGCCCCAGGCTCTCAAATACTCCCTTCAGACAGTGActcctgtgtgtgtcagtctgaaCAGGGTAGAAATGACCAGCAGCACACATGAGGAAATCTacacttttaaacacatctgtgtaaaaatgcaacCAATATACTTCATAGGTCACAGCCTCCTCAGTTTCTCAACAACTAGCCCAAACATATCTCCcatgtgcaaaaaaaatgtaagaaggAGGTGGGAACTTATTTTCACTTAATATGGCAATGCCCTGTGATCGCACAATTCTGGCTTTGCACAATCTTGCATATGGAAATTAAATTGACTTTGTTGGGATTCTCCCCTCACAGTATACTCTCATGACCAAACTATTGTTGCTAGCaagatgatgtgttttgttccAGTGGATTGAAGACAAGCCCCCAACAGTAACACAGTGGTACAGAGAATTACACAAGGTTTTACCTATGGAAAGCTTCTCTACTACTTTAAAAGGGGAATGACACATATCTGGCAACCAGTTTTAGTTCATTTAGCATATTAAATTTCAGACTTACTACAGAGAGGTGGATTAACCTTCAGAGTGAATCCCATCTCATGAAATTATAGTGaattgacattttacaaatgtCTCTTCTTTCCTATCCTCTTTCTCTGAAAACTAGCGGCCTAATACTGGAATGCAGTAGATCTCTTTTTGTGTTACACAAGTCTTGTAATGTCTGTTGTTACATGGCTGTGATTCTTGATTTAGGTGCTGTCATGAttctttttggttttgtttggaggttttgtttttccttctttgttgGTGTAGgttttgtgtgcgtgttttgaaaattattaaatatatatttaaaacattttttaaaaattgcaacCTACTGGCGTGCTACTTAAAATACACTCACATGAAAACTGGACACATCCATTGAAGATTAATCATCAGTCAGCTCTCTGGCTCATCATGTATGAACTGGGAGGCGGGGCAACACATGATCAGGAGCTATCTCATGACGATGTCTTTGACGCTTATTAAGCGTTAACTGATAGGAATTTGGTAGTTGACCTATAATTAGTAGCTTATTAGTAACGTTGTGTAACACCCATTCACCTTAAGTTGCCACTTGAAACTTTCAAACTTTACTCACACTTAGAGTACAGTTAAAATCAAGTTATCTTGtgttaatattaaatgtatcagtGACAACAACACAGTAAGGCTTGTAAAGATAGtgaaagtccccctccactcagaaaatgtgtttattttcttgttcttaCAGTTGTTaaagcttcactgtacagaatgatgtatatgcagagtttgacacttaaAGGTTGTTTTcagattcatctgctgaaagtggaatgtttctctgtgttcactgaaaatccaattttaagtgGTGGGCCTACTAGCATGATTGGTGACATCAAACTAGTTTGGAGTCAGTCCTGGTCGAATATTCTTATTCGACCTTctaacttacacaagtgtgtagcctccagtgcacatacactgaaaattgaCTTAACAGTGAAGTAGTAGACATCTTTCGTAAAGTAGTTacacatttgaaatgaaatacatttgcaGATTCACTgactggaatttttaatgagggagaagaagtagatgccattttatgGATTTCaacatggtaattatactttttttttgtagaaaaacgacattagacacacattattgtaaATTAGAGTATTTCtgtatgtcttaatacatgtgtGGATGGGAATTTAGGACTAAATGAGGAGTAGCTTCACGGAAGCTACATGGCTTCTAACTTAAAACGATAACGAAAGGAACTGAATTAACTGTACTTCGTCACATTTACAGACAAGTTAACTTTAAATAGCTAAGC
It encodes:
- the ubap1 gene encoding ubiquitin-associated protein 1 — its product is MAARKSGSDTYNNGPISYLDDVPFKINEKFRCPAKVGLPVGFCLPDCGSLLVDTQYDFSLEKRSVRWGFELAEARAAEARAEEAAAKQEAENRECLAKAQDIDGGGGKKPLSAAEDQDPPPPALNPVLAGLRHNAILTPLPAPSLGPRKTQPSTPQPHSLNLADFEREEDPFDKLELKTLDDKEELRNILQSQPQPQPPPSVSPPEVSQPGSASRGNSPSPPSTNTSLSSKPGFAHKPNGLVSLLDMDRVGHPGRAGFDTDDRPCNIRSLSFPKLSDSDPVRYKPLSAPIPAARQNLPNGSPPTVPKTQVIVAPKPPSNTKSGAPKPVNPGTGSAGLPCGGALLSMTPSERQCVETLVGMGYSYEGVLRAMQRQGQNVEQVLDYLFVHGRLCERGFDASAVEECLEMYQCSEEKALQFLQLMSRFGEMGFERDAIKEVLLVHNNDQDKALEDLMARAAAS